The region GGCGCTATGCAAATTCTTACCCTTCCATAAAATGGAAATATCCATCATCTAAGTCACGAAACACTCTGTCCAGATATAATTTTGGAACAGTTACTCAGGCATAGATACAAGCGGAGAACGCATGCTAAGCATAGATGTATTGTTTGAAAAATTTTCAAGTTTTATGTGGGGTACACCTCTGCTGGTGTTGCTCCTTGGTGGTGGACTCTTTTTTACTTTTTACAGTCGGTTTACTCCCTTCCGGTTTTTCCGTCATGCTTTTATGATACTCCTGGGTAAATATGATTCTGAAGACGATCCGGGTGACATTTCCCACTTTCAAGCACTTTCCAGCGCCCTCGCCGGTACGGTGGGAATGGGTAATATCAGTGGAGTGGCAATTGCCATTCATACAGGTGGTCCCGGGGCCATTTTTTGGATGTGGCTCAGTGCAATTCTCGGTATGTCTACAAAATTTTTCACCTGCTCTTTAAGTATTCTTTATCGCGGAAAAGATGATGAGGGTCGGATTATGGGGGGCCCCATGTACTATATCGAAACTGGCTTAGGTATAAAATTCAAACCTTTGGCAATCTGGTTTAGCCTTGCCGGCCTTTTTGGATGTCTCGCCCCATTTCAGTCGAACCAATTAACACAGATCATTCGCGATGAGGTATTCAAACAGCAGGGCTTATTTGTCGGTGATGCTATCATGGGTAATCTTCTTGTAGGAGTGGTAATTTCTGTAATCGTTGCTCTGGTCATATTTGGCGGAATCAAGCGCATTGGCCTGGTCGCTTCACGGATGGTGCCAGTCATGGTTAGTCTTTATATGTTGGCTGGCATCACTATTCTGGTTAAACATTATACAGAGATACCTGAAATGTTTATGTTCATTCTCAAAGACGCCTTCACAGGAGATGCTGTATTAGGTGGTGCCTTAGGTGCAGTCATCATCACCGGCATCCGTCGGGCTGCTTTCTCTAATGAGGCTGGAATTGGCACCGAGGCCATGGCTCATGGTGCGGCAAGAACCAAGGAGCCTGTGCGCGAAGGTCTTGTGGCTATGATCGGTCCGTTCATTGATACCATTATTGTTTGTAGTGTCACCGCCTTCGCAATTCTATTCTCTGGTATGTGGCAGGCTAGTG is a window of Candidatus Neomarinimicrobiota bacterium DNA encoding:
- a CDS encoding alanine:cation symporter family protein, with protein sequence MWGTPLLVLLLGGGLFFTFYSRFTPFRFFRHAFMILLGKYDSEDDPGDISHFQALSSALAGTVGMGNISGVAIAIHTGGPGAIFWMWLSAILGMSTKFFTCSLSILYRGKDDEGRIMGGPMYYIETGLGIKFKPLAIWFSLAGLFGCLAPFQSNQLTQIIRDEVFKQQGLFVGDAIMGNLLVGVVISVIVALVIFGGIKRIGLVASRMVPVMVSLYMLAGITILVKHYTEIPEMFMFILKDAFTGDAVLGGALGAVIITGIRRAAFSNEAGIGTEAMAHGAARTKEPVREGLVAMIGPFIDTIIVCSVTAFAILFSGMWQASESNGVTLTTQAFSHELGEVGRYILIICVIIFSMSTMIGYSYYGSKCTSYLFGSRYKKYYRIFYVLVLAFASIITLDVAINFIDGMYALMAIPTMTATLLLAPRVMKEARRYFESMS